From Vitis vinifera cultivar Pinot Noir 40024 chromosome 5, ASM3070453v1, the proteins below share one genomic window:
- the LOC100260215 gene encoding 3-oxo-Delta(4,5)-steroid 5-beta-reductase — MELDQIPHASVALIVGVTGMAGLSLAEALKKPSASGSPWKVYGAARRPQPTWFPISIVDHYMTFDAVCSDDTRAKLSPISNEVTHVFWVAIQVRETEELNITVNAAMLSNVLEVFKSAPSSRLQHVTLQTGTKHYMGPIFYPEKSKQLTAPETPFREDFPRLPFPNFYYALEDLLASHTPSFTYSVHRSSIIIGASSRSTYNALLTLAVYAAICKHEGLPFRYPGTRYTWDHFCDMSDARVLAEQQIWAAVSEKAKNQAFNCVNGDIFTWKSMWKVVCEVFEVEFVEFDESQEFDFVGMMSEKGKVWESIVKKHGLYESKLEEITCFAALKAVLHFEFQHVCSMNKSRSFGWFGHVDTLQSIGIWVERLRVMNIIP, encoded by the coding sequence ATGGAGCTAGATCAGATTCCTCACGCATCAGTCGCGCTGATCGTCGGCGTCACCGGCATGGCCGGCTTGAGCTTGGCCGAAGCACTCAAGAAGCCTAGTGCCTCAGGCAGCCCATGGAAAGTCTACGGCGCCGCCCGCCGCCCCCAGCCCACCTGGTTCCCCATCTCCATCGTCGACCACTACATGACATTCGACGCCGTTTGTTCCGACGACACGCGGGCCAAGCTCTCTCCGATTTCGAACGAAGTCACGCACGTATTCTGGGTGGCCATCCAAGTCCGCGAAACGGAGGAACTCAACATCACCGTCAACGCCGCCATGCTGTCCAACGTACTCGAAGTTTTCAAATCGGCGCCGTCATCACGCCTCCAACACGTGACTCTTCAGACCGGTACCAAACATTACATGGGCCCGATATTCTACCCGGAAAAATCGAAACAGCTCACCGCACCGGAGACCCCATTTCGGGAGGATTTCCCTCGACTTCCATTCCCGAACTTCTACTACGCGCTCGAAGACCTACTAGCTTCGCACACACCCTCCTTCACCTACTCCGTTCACCGATCATCAATCATCATCGGCGCGTCTTCAAGGAGCACGTATAACGCGCTGCTCACACTCGCAGTTTATGCAGCCATATGTAAACACGAAGGCTTGCCGTTTCGGTATCCAGGCACCCGGTACACTTGGGATCATTTCTGCGACATGTCGGACGCGCGTGTGCTGGCGGAGCAGCAGATATGGGCGGCGGTTTCTGAAAAGGCTAAGAACCAAGCGTTCAACTGCGTAAACGGCGACATTTTTACTTGGAAGAGCATGTGGAAGGTAGTGTGCGAGGTGTTTGAGGTTGAGTTTGTGGAATTTGATGAGTCCCAGGAGTTTGATTTTGTGGGGATGATGAGTGAGAAAGGAAAAGTTTGGGAGAGCATTGTGAAAAAACATGGACTGTACGAGAGCAAATTAGAGGAGATCACTTGTTTTGCAGCGCTGAAAGCAGTTCTGCATTTCGAATTTCAGCATGTATGCAGCATGAACAAAAGTCGCAGTTTCGGGTGGTTTGGCCATGTGGATACGCTGCAGAGCATAGGCATATGGGTGGAGAGATTGAGAGTGATGAATATAATACCCTAA